In Papaver somniferum cultivar HN1 chromosome 1, ASM357369v1, whole genome shotgun sequence, a genomic segment contains:
- the LOC113335698 gene encoding SKP1-like protein 1B — translation MDNISDIRTSRVVMNIFLTNRICQSLPYPANVFYDLVVPTDNKVTLRTDGRDFTVDVAVAFKSLHIKGKIQLMIHSGKVDNNLVISLDGMVSGHVLELVIEYCEKHPLKYEKDVRSSDADVSDDECIEVTPTPETWDAYFDKKVDLPTLFGLILAADYLTIRSLLDLTCEEVADMIKVKTADGICEFFKIEHALIPSEEERLRRYISMT, via the exons ATGGATAACATCTCCGATATTAG GACATCAAGGGTAGTAATGAACATATTTCTTACAAATAGGATTTGCCAGTCCTTGCCGTATCCTGCGAATGTATTCTATGATCTGGTCGTTCCCACTGATAACAAAGTAACCCTGAGAACTGATGGTCGCGACTTCACAGTTGATGTGGCTGTAGCTTTTAAGTCTTTACATATCAAGGGGAAGATACAGTTGATGATACATAGTGGCAAGGTTGATAATAATCTGGTGATTTCTCTGGACGGAATGGTCAGTGGCCATGTGTTAGAGTTGGTGATCGAGTACTGTGAGAAGCATCCCTTGAAATATGAAAAAGATGTTCGTTCTTCTGATGCTGATGTTTCTGATGATGAATGTATTGAAGTTACCCCTACACCTGAGACCTGGGATGCTTATTTTGATAAGAAGGTCGATCTCCCTACCTTGTTCGGACTTATCCTG GCGGCAGACTATTTGACGATCAGGAGCCTGTTGGACCTGACATGCGAGGAAGTTGCTGACATGATTAAGGTAAAGACAGCCGATGGTATCTGTGAATTCTTCAAGATTGAGCATGCCCTCATCCCAAGTGAAGAGGAGAGGCTCAGGCGATATATTAGTATGACATGA
- the LOC113277420 gene encoding dol-P-Man:Man(6)GlcNAc(2)-PP-Dol alpha-1,2-mannosyltransferase-like, which yields MSITTASAARQRRVNVSDPSSSSSSSSSYSRLDKSNSKYTEDGDDDKKGLKWLLPLVALFVFRYMSATSNIIHDCDEVFNYWEPLHYLLYKSGFQTWEYSSEFGLRSYLYILFHELVARPASWFIGDEKVRVFYAVRLFLGLISAVTESALVVALSRKYGKRLATYTLAMLCLTSGCFFASTSFLPSSFSMYGVTLSSALFLFDKPAMAVSVAAAGVILGWPFSILVVAPVTCYCLLKRFKQVFFPAAATSVVVLTLSVVTDYYYYGKWTSSVFNLLVYNVAGGGESHLYGTEEPSFYLRNGFNNFNFGLVLALLFVAILPIAKKKYAPDLLVVVSPIYIWLAFMSLQPHKEERFLYPIYPLICVAASAVIESFPDLFRNKYDPEYRSVLVMIAKVLRPIALGVILCASHGRTFSLIHGYSAPLEIYKHLEHYEDSGNRSVLCVGSEWHRYPSSFFIPDYVSEVRWIDDGFRGLLPHPFNSSLGGTAASPPYFNNKNKASDKQYLKDLEACTFLIELQLKRPYPTRGSDINKWEVLAALPYLDRELSPAKFRSFFIPYVWGHMNVFGLYKLLRRIPE from the exons ATGTCGATAACAACAGCCTCAGCAGCAAGACAGAGACGAGTAAATGTTTCGGatccatcatcctcttcatcttcttcttcttcttattcgagGTTGGATAAATCAAATTCCAAATACacagaagatggtgatgatgataaGAAGGGACTGAAATGGTTATTACCATTGGTTGCATTGTTTGTGTTTAGATATATGAGCGCTACTTCAAATATCATTCACGATTGCGATGAAGTCTTTAATTATTGGGAGCCTCTCCATTACCTTCTTTACAAATCTGGATTTCAAACTTGGGAGTACAG TTCCGAGTTTGGGCTTCGCTCGTATCTTTACATCCTATTCCATGAATTAGTTGCTCGACCTGCTTCCTGGTTCATCGGCGATGAAAAA GTTAGAGTATTTTATGCAGTAAGGCTATTCCTTGGTCTCATCTCAGCAGTGACGGAGTCAGCTTTGGTGGTAGCCCTTTCCAGGAAGTATGGGAAACGACTTGCAACCTATACACTGGCGATGCTATGCTTAACAAGTGGTTGTTTTTTTGCTAGCACTA GTTTCTTGCCAAGTTCATTCTCTATGTATGGTGTTACTCTTTCGTCAGCACTCTTTCTTTTCGATAAACCTGCAATGGCAGTTTCAGTTGCAGCTGCTGGTGTCATCCTTGGCTGGCCATTCTCAATCCTTGTTGTCGCTCCAGTCACATGCTATTGTTTACTGAAAAGATTTAAGCAAGTCTTTTTTCCAGCGGCAGCCACCTCTGTTGTTGTTTTG ACACTTTCTGTAGTTACTGATTATTACTACTACGGAAAATGGACATCGTCTGTTTTCAATTTGCTGGTATATAATGTCGCCGGAGGGGGGGAGAGCCATTTGTATGGGACCGAAGAGCCATCATTTTATTTGCGGAATGGTTTCAACAATTTCAACTTCGGTTTGGTTCTTGCACTGTTGTTCGTTGCGATTCTTCCAATCGCAAAGAAGAAATATGCCCCCGACCTGCTGGTTGTAGTCTCACCAATTTATATTTGGTTGGCGTTTATGTCTTTGCAACCCCACAAAGAAGAAAG GTTCCTTTATCCAATATACCCTCTTATATGTGTTGCTGCTTCAGCTGTCATTGAGAGCTTTCCTGATCTTTTTCGAAATAAGTATGATCCTGAATACAGATCTGTGCTTGTTATG ATAGCCAAAGTTCTCAGACCTATAGCTCTTGGAGTCATATTATGTGCCTCACATGGTCGGACATTCTCTCTTATTCATGGGTACTCTGCGCCTTTGGAGATTTACAAGCACTTAGAACACTATGAAGATTCTGGAAATA GGTCCGTGCTCTGCGTAGGAAGCGAATGGCATCGATACCCATCATCCTTTTTCATTCCTGATTATGTTAGTGAAGTTCGTTGGATAGATGATGGATTCCGAGGGCTCCTTCCGCATCCATTCAATTCTAGCTTGGGTGGGACTGCTGCATCCCCACCTTATTTCAACAACAAGAACAAGGCGTCTGATAAACAATAC CTCAAAGATCTCGAAGCCTGTACCTTCCTCATAGAATTGCAGCTTAAACGACCTTATCCTACTCGAGGAAGCGATATAAATAAATGGGAG GTTCTTGCAGCATTACCGTATCTCGACAGAGAACTCTCACCGGCCAAGTTCAGATCTTTCTTCATCCCATATGTGTGGGGGCATATGAATGTATTTGGATTGTACAAACTGCTTCGAAGAATTCCAGAGTAA